The sequence GAGGTCGATAAGAAGTCGCTTGATCGATGTCTTGACAAAGTCCAGCTCCTTCTCGAGGGTGTCGAGACGGGCCTCCGGGTCATCGGATGATGCACCGGCAAGTATCTTATCGATCTGAGCCTGATCTACCCCCACCATAATGTTGAATTATATGAGTGTTATCATTAATAAAATTTGCTCATATCGATACAGGATTTCCTGTCGCTTTACTATCTTCTAATCTTTCTCGCGGACTGGTTTGGGGTACTGGCTGTTGATATCGCTGATGGCGACGGGGAGGATCCGTGGTGGCGACTGGCAGGGCATTTTGTGTGGGGTGGTGGAAAGTGCTCGCTGGGTTCGAGAGGGTCAGCGGGTTTATATCTCACGGCCCGGACGAAATATGCCGGGGCCGGTGCTGGAAGCTCAGGTGCGTTTCATAAAAAATGCGCATGGGCACCTGGATCGAGCACGGGTGTCGTGGCTGGGATTACCCGGAACGGTGTTCGCACCGGTTGCCCGGGGGAAAAAGAGGGTTAGTGGGGTGTTCACTGTTAGATGATGTTTACCGCGTACAGGGACGACGGCACGGTCTTCTTGATCGGGAAGGCAGCACCGACCGCCGGCTGGAGGTTCACGGAGAACCGGGTGTTGGGTGTCAACACTGTCGGCCCCTCACCATTTCGTGGGAACGCGACCGCCAGGACAAACTGCTCACCAGGTTCGAGGAGATTATTCCTGTTCTCGGTAGCATTAGTCGCGTTGATGCCAATGTCATTGTACGTCATAATGACGCCCCAGGCGCCTTCTTTGGTGCTGTTGGCGGCAGCAATGATGGCGTCCCTGGCCCCCGTTTCGTTATTCTTGCCACTTGTCCCATTAACACCTTTGATGGAGGCAGAACCGTTAAACGGTATGACCTGTGCTTCCTCTCCGCAGACAAACGTCACCAGCATCTGGTTGATATCGATCGGTGTACCGCCAGCGGTATTTCCAACGGTAAACTCGATCCACTCCAAGTATCCTTGTTGAGTAGCGTTTACAGTTGTGTTCGTAGTCCTGCCATAGACGTTACCGATGATCTCCAGGCTGGAGCTGGCCTGCTGCGACCCGGTGTGCACGGTCCTCTGCGCCTCCTGGGTCGCGAAGAACCCGGCCCCGAGCATCACGTACGAGAATACCGCCGCCACGACGATGAACGCGATCAGCACGATCGCCGCCTCAAGCCCGGTGAATGCATCTTCGTTCTTAAGTAGTTTCATCATGTTCATTCACCTCAGTAGACCTCATATTTATGGCTCGCTTTCAAGTCGGGTGGTGCTATCCGGTTGATCGGGAGCCTCGCACCGACGTCAGGCTTGACCTCTACGGTGAACCGGTCGTTCGGTTCGATAACGGGTAGTGTTCCCGCATCATTCTCCCCCGGGATCACGATCTGCACAGTCTCGAATCTTTCGAGCAATTCATTCATATCAGTCTTATTAACTCCATCCTGATACCAAGTATGGCTAACATTTGCATACTGGTAGGTCGTCATATTCTTAGCCGTCGATACGGTGAAGATTACCTTCTGCATATCCACCGGTGCCCCCCCGGCAGCAAGCTGCAGGAAGAATCTTATATCGGTCACATTACCATCAGCAGACCCGTTCACGATCACCGGCCCCGATAACTCGACGGCCGAACTCGCCTGCGCCACGCCCGTATCCACGACCCTCTGCGCCTCGCCGGTTGCGAAGAACCCGGCGCCGAGCATCACGTATGAGAAGACCGCGGCCACGACGATGAATGCGATCAGGACAATCGCCGCCTCAAGCCCGGTGAATGCATCTTCATTTTTCACCAATTTACTCATGAAACGTTTCCTCCTGTTACCGGAGTCCGAATGAGCGCCTCATTCCGACTAGTACGGTTCATTGGAGTGTATGCACAAACGTGTATAAAAGGTTATTCAATCGGAAAGCGATTTTTCAGATACGTATTTTGATAACCGCCGCGTGTAAACCTCTTGTTCTCGGTCCCGGGCAGGATCAGGCAGGTATTTGTAACCAGGAGTGCAACGATACCAGCAACAGCAATACTGTGCGGCAGGCTGCCTGTTTCGGGAAAGGATGTTTCAAAGCGCGTAACCATCCTTTCATCTTCCAGTTCCGGGGGGGCAGGACCGCACAGCCTCATCGACCAATGAAGAGGAACCGGGTATGGCGGAGAAGAAGGATTTCATATATGTCGTCCTGGCTATCGTGGTCGTCCTTGTTATAGCCCTGGTCATAAAGCCGGCAGCGACCGGGGAGCTCCCGGGCATCCGGTGGCCCGGGGAGCCGACGCCCGAGCCGGTCACCCCGGCCTGGACACCGGGCCACATCCCCACGGCACCCCCCGCGACCACGGCACCGACGCCCACCCCGGTGCCAACCTGGGACGGGAAGCCGCAGAAGATCGGGTTCGTCGACCCCGCGACCTACCATATACCAACCGGAGAGAGCCGCCCGAACATGACCGCACCCCGGCCCGCAACCGCGCCTGCCACCACAAAGTGGGTGACCTACGCGACCATCGACGGCCGGGGATCGGGGACAACCGGGATTGTCAGGGTCCCGTTCCCCCTCTGGCGGCTCGAATACTCGGATATCACGACTACGAACGACGAGATCCCGTTCTTCAACTGCCAGGTCATGGACGCCGAAGACCCGAACCGGTTCGTCCATATCGTCACCCTCAACTTCCCCGACTTCAAGGGGATGAAGGATAAACCGGAGCTGCGGAAGGAACAGTGGGTGAAGACCTTCTACGAGGGATACCACGACTATTATTTCGTCATCAACGCCCGGTGCATCGGCGCCTACCACGTGAAGATCCAGGTGCCGGAGACGTATATGGGGACGTAAGGATGGTCATACGCGGGGAGGTGAGGTTTGGTGGTTTGGTCTCACGCGAAGCCGCGAAGCCGCGAAGGTGGGAGTAGGTGGTTTGGCCTCACGCGAAGGGCGCGAAGACGCGAAGGTGGGAGTAGGTGGTTTGGCCTCACGCGAAGACGCGAAGACGCGAAGGTGGGGCTGACATGCTTTCACGCTAAGTCGTGATGGGCGTGAAGCGGGGGGTGGTGCTTTTGTCTCATGCGAAGGACGCGAAGGTGAGCGCTATGAATGTGGAAGAGGTCTCGGCGATTGTCGTTGATACGGCGTACCACTTGCACCGGGCTCTGGGGCCTGGACTGCTCGAATCGGTCTATGAAACTATCCTTGCACGCATGCTGGAGAAGCGGGGATTGCAGGTGGAACAGCAGAAGCCTGTGGCGTTTGAATTTGACGGGATACATTTCAACGACGGCCTGCGGGTTGATTTACTGGTGGCAGGTTGTCTGGTGGTTGAGCTGAAATCTGTCGAAAAAATTGCCCCGGTTCATTCCAAGCAGGTACTGACCTACCTGCGGTTGATGCAACTCCCCCTGGGTCTGTTAATCAATTTCGGCGCGGGGACGTTCAAAGAAGGCGTGAAACGGATCGCTAACAACCACACAGACTTCACGTCTTCGCGTCTTCGTGTAAACCAACAGGGTATGAAAGACCCCGGGGATGAATAATGGGCCATTTCGCCTTATTTCGTGGGTCCTGGTGGGTGGGGCAGATCGTCAACCGCACGCGAATCCGCGAAGGAAAAGTAGTGGATATTTCCACGCGATTGTTGCGTCACCCGGAAGCACGCGGGAGAGCGCGAAATTCAGTTACTGGACGGTATAGTCACCTTCGCGCTCTTCGCGGCTTCGCGTGAGCCTTCAGTACAGGGAGGGGATAACATCTCACGCGTTGAGCACGAAGCCTTGGCGCCTGTGTAACTCCTCCATCACCCTTCGCGTCCTCACGCGCCCTCCCGCGTGAGCTTTCAGTACAGGGAGGGGATAATGTCTCACGCGAAGAGCGCGAAGCCGCGAAGGATGTATCGTTCCACCGCTGTCACTCTTCGCGCCCTCCCACGTGCTTCGCATGTGAACCTGGCGGGAGTTTTCACCATCATGTCCGGTTATAATTTAGCGCTCTACCGGTCTTCCCGCTCCGCCCCGCACGATAGATCGATCCATTTCAAAAGTAGGAGGTCGTCCCAAAATGCCTCTGCCGGGAGGTGGACACCCCCATACGCGCTAACGTTTGGTATAGAGATTCACGAAGATACCGCTCAATTCAGGAGACGAGCGCTGACTATGGGCATTATTGGTTGGTCTGCGGCCAGTCCTCCTCCTCGGAGAACAGTCTTGATCCCTGTCGGGGAGTACGAGATGAGAGCCTGACCTGTCCGCTCCGGATGGTCGCGAGTCCCCGGGTCACGCTCGGGCAGTTTGCCCCTGGGTATCACCATACACTGCCCCCGCCCCAGAGGGGCGGGGGAGGAGGCCGGAGGCCGGGCGGGGTGGGGGCAACGAGGAGGGACCTACGAGTTCCGCCCCCTCCCCGGTCCCCACCCCCCAGGGCGATTCCCACCACGGTCCCCTGTCCGGGTGAGTCGGGGAACAGTCCAGATCCGGCATCCGGCACCGGGCTTCGTCAGATCCGGGTTTCAAGCAATTGACTGGGATTCAGCAAAGGTTGAGACTCTCCGGTATCACCATGAGTGCAATGCACCCATGATACGTTCGCGCCAATGGGGGACACCCCCTCCCGGTCCCTCCCCCGCCCGGGCGTATACCCGGTGGAAAGCCGTGTCCGCGATTTGGCGCTGGATATTGCTCAATTATCTGCGAACGTGCGCCAGAGTGCTCTGAACCATGTGGATATTCGGTCGCAGAGTACTTTTGGGATGTGCTCTAGTGTCATGTCAACGACGAATTGTCGCAATAGTGCATCGTGTCATCTTATTTTAGAGATTTTTGGAACGTGCCAGGATGGGCACTCTGGTCTCACGCGGGAGAGCGCGATGTTCGGTATAATCCCCTGCAACGCCCCTTCGCGCCCTTCGCGGCTTCGCGTGAGGGGTACTAGAGAGTACCGAAGTCTCACGCGAAGCCGCGAAGACGCGAAGAGAGACGGGAGATCTCTACGTTGAAGATGACAACAAGCACGAGCACGCCCATATCCGACGTTGAATGATTGACTCGGCACTAGGTTAAAGTCGGTATACACAAGAGAGATTTGAAGATGGAGTAGTTACCTGATTGCGTCGATCAATTCATTCCGGGGGATTCCAGTTGCTTTTGAAACCTCGTCGAGTATTGAATATAGTGTTCCAACTCTCAGTTCGTTGTGCAGGGGAACGACAACATGAAATTTTTCATCACCATTTTGGGTAACCATTCGAACATGACTCCCTGTTTGTCGAAGGCATGTGTAACCGAGGGATTCGAGGTATTTGATGACCTTAAGTCCACTAACAACTGGTCGCCTTGACATTGCGATCGACTTTGAATTGACATTCAAACTGTTGAGTAAGTGGTTCGGCGTCGGCCTGGTCGAGTTCAAGGATAAAGTCGGGTACAGGTTCGGTTGT is a genomic window of Methanoculleus bourgensis MS2 containing:
- a CDS encoding archaellin/type IV pilin N-terminal domain-containing protein produces the protein MMKLLKNEDAFTGLEAAIVLIAFIVVAAVFSYVMLGAGFFATQEAQRTVHTGSQQASSSLEIIGNVYGRTTNTTVNATQQGYLEWIEFTVGNTAGGTPIDINQMLVTFVCGEEAQVIPFNGSASIKGVNGTSGKNNETGARDAIIAAANSTKEGAWGVIMTYNDIGINATNATENRNNLLEPGEQFVLAVAFPRNGEGPTVLTPNTRFSVNLQPAVGAAFPIKKTVPSSLYAVNII
- a CDS encoding archaellin/type IV pilin N-terminal domain-containing protein, whose product is MSKLVKNEDAFTGLEAAIVLIAFIVVAAVFSYVMLGAGFFATGEAQRVVDTGVAQASSAVELSGPVIVNGSADGNVTDIRFFLQLAAGGAPVDMQKVIFTVSTAKNMTTYQYANVSHTWYQDGVNKTDMNELLERFETVQIVIPGENDAGTLPVIEPNDRFTVEVKPDVGARLPINRIAPPDLKASHKYEVY
- a CDS encoding GxxExxY protein is translated as MNVEEVSAIVVDTAYHLHRALGPGLLESVYETILARMLEKRGLQVEQQKPVAFEFDGIHFNDGLRVDLLVAGCLVVELKSVEKIAPVHSKQVLTYLRLMQLPLGLLINFGAGTFKEGVKRIANNHTDFTSSRLRVNQQGMKDPGDE
- a CDS encoding type II toxin-antitoxin system HicA family toxin: MSRRPVVSGLKVIKYLESLGYTCLRQTGSHVRMVTQNGDEKFHVVVPLHNELRVGTLYSILDEVSKATGIPRNELIDAIR